From the genome of Lineus longissimus chromosome 8, tnLinLong1.2, whole genome shotgun sequence, one region includes:
- the LOC135492597 gene encoding uncharacterized protein LOC135492597 yields the protein MAVRFRLGFVCARSWLTPLKQSSIPRKELQAMLLLSRLVVTVRDALRLEIESVKLWTGSKTVISWLQGHSKAFRSYVACRVGEVTQNFDPVTEIAFVPTDENVIDLVSRGGTVDQMRNVIASPAFLRKSPSEWPSAPKLKMNSDDAELKKFHVRNAKVLALKLVADFPEQPILNPIDYSSWTPLTMVTARILSLSKLPKNQWLSRLTETVAKFPTLARIKEAELYWIRYAQRDLNFTDHNLRKLNPILDEKQQVYRVGARLDRAPVSYDMRHPYLLPRRNRISLLIAHEKHRYALHGGQLRTVTEIRRSYWIIGDMKLASAIIKDCKICIRNNAQALQTLMADLPLCRLKPFTPAFFTTFVDYLGPINVKLNRNTVSRGYGALFTCAVVRAVHVTCVQDLTTEAFLMELDHFVAIRGAPAHMRSDNATCFRGADNTINDLNLKFDKEKILAASTRFKIDWKFGPGDGPHHQGAVERMVQEVKKGMRHMVHADKLTFVEWETVFSQISALINSRPISAVASSPLDEPPLTPNHFLIGRGDLLSPEVPCEDYIGDLHKRRALCRKLVDNFWCRWMVNIHKLSARYKWSEARENLRIGDVVLVIDDKIKRPRLKKYSQERTILFELSTSESPQD from the coding sequence ATGGCTGTTCGATTTAGATTGGGATTCGTATGTGCTCGCTCATGGCTCACACCATTGAAACAATCCAGTATTCCAAGAAAGGAATTACAAGCAATGCTGCTTCTTAGTCGATTGGTGGTTACTGTTCGCGATGCGCTACGTCTTGAAATCGAGTCTGTGAAACTTTGGACCGGCAGTAAAACGGTTATAAGTTGGCTCCAAGGACATTCGAAGGCCTTTCGATCATACGTCGCCTGCCGAGTTGGTGAAGTCACCCAGAACTTTGATCCGGTCACAGAAATCGCCTTTGTACCTACTGACGAAAATGTCATCGATCTGGTATCGCGTGGTGGAACTGTAGACCAAATGAGAAATGTGATCGCGAGTCCAGCATTCCTCCGCAAATCGCCGTCAGAATGGCCCAGCGctccaaaactgaaaatgaactCTGATGATGCTGAACTGAAAAAGTTCCATGTGCGCAATGCCAAAGTCCTTGCTCTGAAACTAGTCGCTGACTTTccggaacaacccatcttgaatcCCATCGATTACTCAAGTTGGACACCTCTTACTATGGTAACAGCAAGGATTCTGTCGTTGTCCAAATTACCGAAAAATCAATGGCTCAGTCGTCTCACAGAGACAGTCGCAAAGTTTCCTACCTTGGCGAGAATCAAGGAAGCAGAACTCTATTGGATCAGATATGCCCAGCGAGATCTGAACTTTACTGATCACAACCTTCGGAAACTCAACCCAATTCTCGATGAGAAACAACAAGTGTATCGCGTTGGAGCCCGTCTAGATCGAGCTCCTGTCTCTTACGACATGCGTCATCCATACTTACTGCCTAGAAGGAATCGCATCTCGCTCCTGATTGCGCATGAAAAACATCGCTATGCTCTCCATGGTGGACAATTACGCACAGTTACTGAGATTCGAAGGTCCTATTGGATCATTGGGGACATGAAACTCGCTAGTGCTATCATAAAAGACTGTAAAATATGCATCAGGAACAATGCTCAGGCTCTTCAGACTCTGATGGCCGATTTACCGCTATGCAGGTTGAAACCATTCACCCCAGCATTCTTCACAACCTTTGTGGATTATCTAGGTCCTATCAATGTGAAACTGAACAGAAACACTGTAAGTCGAGGTTATGGTGCTTTGTTTACCTGCGCTGTCGTCCGTGCTGTGCACGTAACCTGTGTTCAGGACCTGACCACAGAAGCATTTCTGATGGAACTTGATCACTTTGTAGCTATCCGTGGAGCTCCTGCCCATATGCGTAGTGACAATGCAACTTGCTTCCGAGGAGCGGACAATACGATCAACGatctgaacttgaaatttgacaaAGAGAAAATCTTGGCAGCTAGCACCAGGTTCAAGATTGACTGGAAATTTGGTCCTGGTGATGGGCCCCATCACCAGGGGGCTGTCGAAAGAATGGTTCAAGAGGTGAAAAAGGGCATGCGACATATGGTCCATGCTGATAAGTTGACATTCGTCGAGTGGGAAACtgtattttcacagatttctgCATTGATTAACAGCCGTCCGATCAGTGCAGTTGCATCATCGCCACTGGACGAACCCCCGCTGACACCCAATCACTTCCTGATTGGACGTGGAGATTTGTTGTCGCCCGAAGTCCCATGTGAGGATTACATTGGAGATCTTCACAAACGTCGTGCTCTGTGCCGTAAACTAGTTGACAATTTCTGGTGTAGGTGGATGGTCAACATCCATAAACTATCTGCTCGCTACAAATGGTCTGAGGCTAGGGAAAACCTCAGAATAGGTGACGTTGTTCTAGTCATCGATGACAAAATCAAACGGCCGAGGTTGAAAAAGTATTCCCAGGAGAGGACAATTTTGTTCGAGTTGTCGACGTCAGAATCCCCTCAGGACTGA